A genomic stretch from Streptomyces venezuelae ATCC 10712 includes:
- a CDS encoding ABC transporter ATP-binding protein: MSDATDTSGTGAGAGVPAPRPAPPSPPPLSPPPASISAGPRDGDLTAELEDAYWAVHDGAAAQATVREVLARLPRIIARIGRLAWRADRGATATVVGCQLASAAMSAFGLMASVAVLRELFAEGPTPDRVRAAVPQLLTVVGFLAARALLEAAVAVAQARVTPKIRTALECEFLRLTAHVRLEAVEDAAWHDEVHRANDRGLYFARQIVGQVVSLASAALGILGTAGVLGVLHPALLPLLLLSVLPVGAAAVRGARDRFRSFMRWNALQRRVRVFSWLLLDVDAAAELRSDTAQGALLAEHRGLTTRIAEEDTRLGTHSAALSLAGRTVGGLGTGITYAALGAMLIAGWLPLAAGAGAVLAIQAGQASLTRLVDVAHLVYEHALWVDDLLAVQEKCRRLLPRRSALRAPDQVKTISLEDVGFTYPGKDAPALDGISLRLHAGETVAFVGLNGSGKSTCAKVLAGLYEPQRGTVRWDGTDVAEMDAESVHARVACVLQDPLHLPFSALANLTVSTGTLTEADPQRVLDAARAAGADQVVAALPGQWETLLSKRFRGGQELSGGQWAKIAVARGLYKKAPLLLLDEPTASMDPPSEHAVYEAVLRGRLREDQITVLISHRLASVVDCDRIFVFDRGRVTESGSHDSLMALGGAYASMFTLQAGGYRPRDTTTGGTPKETP; the protein is encoded by the coding sequence TTGAGCGATGCCACCGACACCAGCGGGACGGGGGCCGGCGCCGGCGTTCCGGCGCCGCGGCCCGCGCCCCCGAGCCCTCCCCCGCTGTCCCCTCCCCCCGCGAGCATCTCGGCGGGCCCCCGGGACGGGGACCTCACGGCGGAGCTGGAGGACGCCTACTGGGCGGTCCACGACGGCGCCGCCGCGCAGGCGACCGTCCGTGAGGTGCTGGCGCGGCTGCCGAGGATCATCGCGCGGATCGGGCGGCTCGCCTGGCGGGCCGACCGCGGGGCCACCGCGACCGTCGTCGGCTGCCAGCTGGCGTCGGCCGCCATGAGCGCCTTCGGTCTGATGGCCTCGGTGGCCGTGCTCCGGGAGCTGTTCGCCGAGGGCCCGACGCCCGACCGGGTCCGCGCGGCGGTCCCCCAGCTCCTCACGGTGGTCGGCTTCCTCGCCGCCCGCGCGCTGCTCGAAGCGGCCGTCGCCGTCGCCCAGGCGCGGGTCACCCCCAAGATCCGCACCGCGCTCGAATGCGAGTTCCTGCGGCTCACGGCCCACGTACGCCTGGAGGCCGTCGAGGACGCGGCCTGGCACGACGAGGTCCACCGGGCCAACGACCGGGGGCTGTACTTCGCCCGGCAGATCGTCGGGCAGGTCGTCTCCCTCGCCTCGGCGGCCCTCGGCATCCTCGGTACGGCGGGGGTCCTCGGCGTCCTGCACCCCGCCCTCCTGCCGCTCCTGCTGCTGTCCGTCCTGCCGGTGGGCGCGGCCGCCGTGCGGGGAGCACGGGACCGGTTCCGCTCCTTCATGCGCTGGAACGCGCTCCAGCGCAGGGTCCGGGTGTTCTCCTGGCTGCTGCTCGACGTGGACGCGGCCGCCGAGCTGCGCTCGGACACCGCCCAGGGCGCGCTCCTGGCCGAGCACCGCGGGCTGACCACCAGGATCGCCGAGGAGGACACCCGCCTCGGCACCCACTCGGCGGCGCTCAGCCTGGCGGGCCGGACGGTCGGCGGCCTCGGCACCGGGATCACGTACGCGGCCCTCGGGGCGATGCTGATCGCGGGGTGGCTGCCGCTGGCGGCCGGGGCCGGGGCGGTCCTGGCGATCCAGGCCGGGCAGGCGTCGCTGACCCGGCTCGTCGATGTCGCGCACCTCGTGTACGAGCACGCGCTGTGGGTCGACGACCTCCTCGCCGTACAGGAGAAGTGCCGTCGGCTGCTGCCACGGCGGTCCGCGCTCCGGGCGCCGGACCAGGTGAAGACGATCAGTCTTGAGGACGTCGGGTTCACCTATCCGGGCAAGGACGCTCCGGCCCTCGACGGGATCTCGCTGCGGCTGCACGCCGGGGAGACGGTCGCGTTCGTGGGGCTGAACGGCTCGGGCAAGAGCACCTGCGCCAAGGTGCTCGCGGGGCTGTACGAGCCCCAGCGCGGCACCGTGCGGTGGGACGGCACCGACGTCGCCGAGATGGACGCCGAGTCGGTGCACGCGCGGGTCGCCTGTGTGCTCCAGGACCCGCTGCACCTGCCGTTCAGCGCCCTGGCCAACCTCACGGTGTCCACCGGCACGCTCACCGAGGCGGATCCCCAGCGCGTTCTGGACGCGGCCCGCGCCGCCGGGGCCGACCAGGTCGTCGCCGCGCTGCCCGGTCAGTGGGAGACGCTGCTCTCCAAGCGGTTCCGGGGCGGGCAGGAGCTCTCCGGCGGGCAGTGGGCGAAGATCGCCGTGGCCCGCGGTCTGTACAAGAAGGCGCCCCTGCTGCTGCTCGACGAGCCGACCGCGAGCATGGACCCGCCGTCCGAACACGCCGTCTACGAGGCCGTGTTGCGCGGCCGGCTGCGGGAGGACCAGATCACCGTGCTCATCTCCCACCGGCTGGCCAGCGTCGTCGACTGCGACCGGATCTTCGTGTTCGACCGCGGCCGCGTGACGGAGTCAGGTTCGCACGACTCCCTGATGGCCCTCGGCGGCGCCTACGCTTCGATGTTCACCCTGCAGGCGGGCGGCTACCGCCCGCGCGACACGACGACCGGTGGCACGCCGAAGGAGACCCCGTGA
- a CDS encoding DEAD/DEAH box helicase codes for MNDTHSTPAAKDEFTAPPAGTPALPPAASFAELDLPAEVLDVLARLGLDTPFPIQSATLPDALAGRDVLGRGRTGSGKTLAFGLPLLVRAAGRRAESRRPHALVLVPTRELAQQVTDALEPFARALKLRLATVVGGMSIGRQATALRDGAEVLIATPGRLMDLVERKDCRLDRVAATVLDEADQMADLGFMPQVTELLDLVRPEGQRMLFSATLDRNVDLLVERYLADPVVHSVDPSSATVSTMDHHVLHVHGADKFATATEIAARDGRVIMFLATKAAVDRFTKHLLGSGVRAAALHGGKSQPLRTRTLDRFRSGEVPVLVATNVAARGIHVDELDLVVNVDPPADHKDYLHRGGRTARAGESGLVVTLVTPEERRDVARLMADAGIRPQVTQVRSGEAALTRITGARKPSGVPVDGAAKSQEGVRRGGAAFRGMGTVPGRPGRAKNESRKAADARKAAEARQAARIRRGK; via the coding sequence ATGAACGACACGCACAGCACCCCCGCGGCGAAGGACGAATTCACGGCGCCGCCCGCCGGCACCCCGGCCCTGCCGCCGGCCGCCTCCTTCGCCGAGCTCGACCTGCCGGCCGAGGTCCTCGACGTCCTCGCCCGGCTCGGCCTCGACACGCCGTTCCCGATCCAGTCCGCGACCCTGCCCGACGCCCTCGCGGGGCGCGACGTCCTCGGACGCGGCCGCACCGGCTCCGGCAAGACCCTCGCCTTCGGCCTGCCGCTGCTCGTCCGCGCCGCCGGACGGCGCGCCGAGTCCCGCAGGCCCCACGCGCTGGTCCTCGTCCCGACGCGGGAACTGGCCCAGCAGGTCACTGACGCGCTCGAGCCGTTCGCCCGGGCCCTGAAGCTGCGCCTGGCCACCGTGGTCGGCGGCATGTCGATCGGCCGTCAGGCGACCGCCCTGCGCGACGGCGCCGAGGTCCTGATCGCCACCCCCGGCCGCCTCATGGACCTCGTCGAGCGCAAGGACTGCCGGCTCGACCGCGTGGCCGCCACCGTCCTCGACGAGGCCGACCAGATGGCCGACCTGGGCTTCATGCCGCAGGTCACCGAGCTGCTCGACCTGGTGCGCCCGGAGGGCCAGCGGATGCTGTTCTCCGCGACGCTCGACCGCAACGTCGACCTCCTCGTCGAGCGCTACCTGGCGGACCCGGTCGTCCACTCCGTCGACCCCTCGTCCGCCACCGTCTCCACGATGGACCACCACGTCCTGCACGTGCACGGTGCCGACAAGTTCGCCACCGCGACGGAGATCGCGGCCCGGGACGGACGGGTCATCATGTTCCTGGCGACCAAGGCGGCCGTCGACCGCTTCACCAAGCACCTCCTCGGCAGCGGCGTGCGGGCCGCCGCGCTGCACGGCGGCAAGTCCCAGCCGCTGCGCACCCGGACCCTCGACCGCTTCCGGTCCGGCGAGGTCCCCGTCCTCGTCGCCACCAACGTGGCTGCGCGCGGCATCCACGTCGACGAGCTCGACCTCGTCGTCAACGTCGACCCGCCCGCCGACCACAAGGACTACCTGCACCGTGGCGGGCGCACCGCGCGCGCCGGGGAGTCCGGGCTGGTCGTCACCCTGGTGACGCCCGAGGAGCGGCGTGACGTGGCCCGCCTCATGGCGGACGCGGGCATCCGCCCCCAGGTCACCCAGGTCCGTTCGGGCGAGGCCGCGCTGACCCGCATCACCGGCGCCCGAAAGCCCTCGGGCGTGCCCGTGGACGGCGCCGCGAAGAGCCAGGAGGGCGTCAGGCGCGGCGGCGCGGCCTTCCGTGGCATGGGGACCGTCCCGGGCCGCCCCGGCCGCGCCAAGAACGAGTCCCGCAAGGCCGCGGACGCCCGTAAGGCCGCCGAGGCCCGGCAGGCCGCGCGGATCCGCCGCGGCAAGTAG
- a CDS encoding DUF817 domain-containing protein, with product MDTFTHGIRQLLRFAVLEARCCAFAVALVGGIAVSSLLPDLPVARYDLLLLYGIVLTVVAWKVGWDTGRDIAVIAACHATGLLFELVKVRMGSWSYPEEALTKVGGVPLYGGFLYAALGSYVCRARRLFDLRLTGYRPRATAVLAAAVYVNFFSHHWLPDARWALAALLLVATAGTWVRFRVGERDHRMPLALSFVLIGFFLWVAENAATYVGAWSYPHQLDGWQPVSLAKFGAWALLMTVTFVLAMPSRSVRHEN from the coding sequence ATGGACACGTTCACGCACGGGATACGCCAGCTCCTGCGGTTCGCCGTACTGGAGGCGCGGTGCTGCGCCTTCGCCGTCGCGCTCGTCGGGGGGATCGCCGTCTCCTCCCTGCTGCCGGACCTTCCGGTCGCCCGCTACGACCTGCTGCTGCTGTACGGGATCGTCCTCACCGTCGTGGCCTGGAAGGTCGGGTGGGACACCGGGCGGGACATCGCGGTGATCGCCGCCTGCCACGCCACGGGCCTGCTCTTCGAGTTGGTGAAGGTGCGGATGGGCTCGTGGAGTTATCCGGAGGAGGCGCTGACGAAGGTCGGCGGGGTGCCGCTGTACGGCGGGTTCCTGTACGCGGCGCTGGGCAGTTACGTCTGCCGTGCGCGGCGCCTCTTCGACCTGCGGCTGACGGGCTACCGGCCGCGGGCGACGGCGGTGCTCGCCGCCGCCGTGTACGTGAACTTCTTCAGCCACCACTGGCTGCCCGACGCCCGGTGGGCCCTGGCGGCGCTGCTCCTCGTGGCGACGGCGGGGACCTGGGTGCGGTTCCGGGTGGGCGAACGCGACCACCGGATGCCGCTGGCCCTGTCGTTCGTCCTGATCGGCTTCTTCCTCTGGGTCGCGGAGAACGCGGCGACGTACGTCGGGGCGTGGAGCTATCCGCACCAGCTGGACGGCTGGCAGCCGGTGTCCCTCGCCAAGTTCGGCGCGTGGGCGCTGCTGATGACGGTCACGTTCGTCCTGGCAATGCCCTCCCGCTCGGTGCGACACGAGAATTGA
- a CDS encoding glyceraldehyde-3-phosphate dehydrogenase gives MTVNDDSFTSWKNREEIAESMIPIIGKLHREQDITVLVHSRSLVNKSVVSILKTHRFARQIAGEELSVTETLPFLQTLTTLDLGPSQIDIGMLAAEYKTDNRGLTVEEFTAEAVAGATGENKIERRDGRDVVLYGFGRIGRLVARLLIEKAGSGNGLRLRAIVVRGGGDQDLVKRASLLRRDSIHGQFQGTITVDEANSTIVANGNTIKVIYANDPSEVDYTAYGIENAILIDNTGKWRDREGLSKHLRPGIDKVVLTAPGKGDVPNIVHGVNHDTIKPDEQILSCASCTTNAIVPPLKAMDDEYGVLRGHVETVHSFTNDQNLLDNYHKADRRGRSAPLNMVITETGAASAVAKALPDLKAPITGSSIRVPVPDVSIAILSLRLGRETTRDEVLEYLRDVSLHSPLKRQIDFTTAPDAVSMDFVGSRHASIVDAGATKVDGDNAILYLWYDNEFGYSCQVIRVVQHVSGVEYPTFPAPAV, from the coding sequence GTGACTGTCAATGACGACTCGTTCACCAGCTGGAAGAACCGCGAGGAGATCGCGGAGTCGATGATCCCGATCATCGGGAAGCTGCACCGGGAGCAGGACATCACCGTCCTGGTCCACAGCCGCTCCCTGGTGAACAAGTCGGTGGTCAGCATCCTCAAGACCCACCGCTTCGCCCGCCAGATCGCCGGCGAGGAGCTGTCGGTCACCGAGACGCTCCCGTTCCTCCAGACGCTCACCACCCTCGATCTCGGCCCGTCCCAGATCGACATCGGCATGCTGGCCGCCGAGTACAAGACCGACAACCGCGGTCTCACGGTGGAGGAGTTCACCGCCGAGGCCGTCGCCGGTGCCACCGGTGAGAACAAGATCGAGCGCCGTGACGGACGCGACGTCGTCCTCTACGGCTTCGGCCGCATCGGCCGTCTCGTCGCCCGGCTCCTCATCGAGAAGGCCGGCTCGGGCAACGGTCTGCGCCTGCGCGCGATCGTCGTCCGCGGCGGTGGCGACCAGGACCTCGTCAAGCGCGCCTCGCTGCTGCGCCGCGACTCGATCCACGGCCAGTTCCAGGGCACCATCACGGTCGACGAGGCGAACAGCACGATCGTCGCCAACGGCAACACGATCAAGGTGATCTACGCCAACGACCCCTCCGAGGTCGACTACACGGCGTACGGCATCGAGAACGCCATCCTGATCGACAACACCGGCAAGTGGCGTGACCGCGAGGGCCTGTCGAAGCACCTGCGCCCCGGCATCGACAAGGTCGTCCTGACCGCGCCCGGCAAGGGTGACGTGCCGAACATCGTGCACGGCGTCAACCACGACACGATCAAGCCGGACGAGCAGATCCTCTCCTGCGCCTCCTGCACCACCAACGCGATCGTGCCGCCGCTGAAGGCGATGGACGACGAGTACGGCGTGCTCCGCGGCCACGTGGAGACGGTCCACTCGTTCACGAACGACCAGAACCTCCTGGACAACTACCACAAGGCCGACCGTCGCGGCCGCTCCGCGCCGCTCAACATGGTGATCACCGAGACCGGTGCAGCCTCGGCCGTCGCCAAGGCGCTGCCGGACCTCAAGGCCCCGATCACCGGCAGCTCGATCCGCGTCCCCGTCCCGGACGTCTCGATCGCCATCCTGAGCCTGCGTCTCGGCCGCGAGACCACCCGCGACGAGGTCCTCGAGTACCTCCGTGACGTCTCGCTGCACTCGCCGCTGAAGCGCCAGATCGACTTCACGACCGCCCCCGACGCCGTCTCGATGGACTTCGTGGGCTCGCGCCACGCGTCGATCGTCGACGCCGGCGCCACCAAGGTCGACGGCGACAACGCGATCCTCTACCTCTGGTACGACAACGAGTTCGGCTACTCGTGCCAGGTCATCCGGGTCGTCCAGCACGTCTCCGGTGTGGAGTACCCGACCTTCCCGGCCCCGGCGGTCTGA
- a CDS encoding cold-shock protein yields MANGTVKWFNSEKGFGFIEQEGGGPDVFAHYSNIATSGFRELQEGQKVTFDVTQGQKGPQAENILPA; encoded by the coding sequence ATGGCTAACGGCACCGTGAAGTGGTTCAACTCGGAAAAGGGCTTCGGCTTCATCGAGCAGGAGGGTGGCGGCCCGGACGTCTTCGCCCACTACTCCAACATCGCCACCTCGGGCTTCCGTGAGCTCCAGGAAGGCCAGAAGGTGACCTTCGACGTCACGCAGGGCCAGAAGGGCCCGCAGGCGGAGAACATCCTCCCCGCCTGA